The proteins below are encoded in one region of Phycisphaerae bacterium:
- a CDS encoding sn-glycerol-1-phosphate dehydrogenase, with amino-acid sequence MRLIQQRIAAALAMATDTRDLRLGDGVVREAAEVFGRCFDEDRALLVADANTFQAAGGAVAGVLRGAGIELPEALVFDEPSLHADYEHVELVKRAIETRGGVPVAVGSGTINDLSKLAAHECGRPYMVVATAASMDGYTAYGASVVRDGSKQTFFCPAPRAVIADLEVICAAPGELNAAGYADLLAKTTAGADWLLADALDIEPIDARAWDLVHRRLHDWTGNPECVRRGDRDTIVGLVEGLMMTGFAMQWCKSSRPASGAEHQFSHLWDMQGHTYRGGTPLHGHKVGIGTLAVTLLYERLMAEPLAGIGGGSVGWPDLEELRRLVELTHEKADLRAVAWRESQAKHMDRETWQLLLERIRTAWPALQHQLHEQLVPADEVGDMLRAAGAPNHPADIGIDSTRLRRSYIEAQQIRRRFTVLDVAVLTGCLVRCLDAIPLVGEGAAAVVGSDECRTRGGH; translated from the coding sequence ATGAGGCTCATTCAACAGCGGATTGCAGCGGCCTTGGCGATGGCCACGGACACGCGGGATCTCCGGCTGGGCGATGGTGTGGTGCGGGAGGCCGCGGAGGTCTTTGGCCGGTGTTTTGATGAGGACCGGGCCCTGCTGGTCGCCGACGCGAACACGTTCCAGGCGGCCGGTGGGGCGGTGGCGGGCGTGCTGCGCGGGGCGGGCATCGAATTGCCGGAAGCCCTGGTATTCGACGAGCCTTCGCTGCACGCCGACTACGAGCACGTGGAGTTGGTGAAGCGGGCGATCGAGACGCGCGGGGGCGTTCCCGTGGCGGTGGGCTCGGGCACGATCAACGATCTGAGCAAGCTGGCCGCTCACGAATGTGGACGGCCTTACATGGTCGTGGCTACGGCCGCATCGATGGACGGTTACACGGCGTACGGGGCGTCGGTGGTCCGGGATGGCTCCAAGCAGACGTTTTTCTGCCCGGCGCCGCGGGCGGTGATCGCCGACCTGGAAGTGATCTGCGCGGCCCCGGGCGAGCTGAACGCGGCCGGCTACGCGGATCTGCTGGCCAAGACCACGGCCGGGGCGGACTGGCTGCTGGCGGACGCTCTGGATATCGAGCCCATCGATGCCCGGGCGTGGGATCTGGTGCACAGGCGTCTTCATGACTGGACGGGCAATCCGGAGTGTGTGCGTCGCGGCGACCGGGACACGATCGTGGGGCTGGTGGAGGGCCTCATGATGACCGGCTTCGCGATGCAGTGGTGCAAGTCGAGCCGGCCAGCCTCCGGCGCCGAACACCAGTTCAGCCACTTGTGGGACATGCAGGGCCACACCTATCGGGGGGGGACACCCCTGCACGGCCACAAGGTCGGGATCGGCACCTTGGCGGTGACGCTGCTGTATGAACGGCTGATGGCTGAGCCGCTGGCAGGGATCGGTGGGGGTTCGGTCGGCTGGCCCGATCTGGAGGAGCTCAGGCGGCTGGTCGAGTTGACCCATGAGAAGGCCGATTTGCGGGCCGTGGCGTGGCGCGAGAGCCAGGCCAAGCACATGGATCGGGAGACCTGGCAGCTCCTGCTCGAGCGGATACGGACGGCTTGGCCGGCGCTGCAGCATCAGCTTCACGAACAACTCGTCCCGGCTGACGAAGTCGGGGACATGCTCCGCGCGGCCGGAGCGCCCAACCATCCGGCGGACATCGGCATCGATTCCACTCGTCTCCGGCGCAGCTACATTGAGGCCCAGCAGATCCGGCGTCGGTTTACGGTGCTGGATGTGGCCGTACTGACCGGATGCCTGGTTCGCTGCCTGGATGCCATTCCTCTGGTGGGTGAGGGGGCGGCGGCGGTGGTGGGATCGGACGAATGCCGAACGCGAGGGGGGCACTGA
- a CDS encoding MFS transporter codes for MPNARGALMLAAAVNLFRPAGLAERRVPAAEVQAHYRYWRRRILYASLIGYALFYLVRKNLSLAMPMMEKDLGVTKSDLGLFLTLHGVLYGFSKFANGFLGDRTNPRYFMALGLVLSAVMNLCFGLSSAVYTLGFFWLLNGWFQGMGFPPCARSLTHWFAPEERGTRFAIWNTSHSIGAAAALLLCSFLVSADWRLCFLVPAVLAFGGAVFLVERLRDTPGSVGLPPIEEYGQVPSGGFPVQVVACTGGDGLDPCPVGQAGCRRGTEDGDLWRFTVRQVFLNPLIWTVSVANFFVYTIRYAVLDWGPTILAEMKGVKLQHAGWTVAGYEVAGVFGMLLGGWLTDRVFRSHGGRTCLVYMLMCTVFVALFWKLASHSAVANAALLGAMGFCIYGPQCLVGVIAANLATQRAAATAIGLTGLFGYLSGVLSGWGLGYLAEHTGWSSVFGLLIVSGLIASVLFALCWNAGHGPSESRAVGPAR; via the coding sequence ATGCCGAACGCGAGGGGGGCACTGATGTTGGCCGCCGCCGTCAACCTGTTTCGGCCTGCGGGGCTTGCGGAGCGAAGGGTGCCCGCTGCCGAGGTCCAGGCTCACTACCGATATTGGCGACGGCGTATCCTGTATGCCAGTCTGATCGGCTATGCCCTGTTCTATTTGGTACGCAAGAACCTGTCCCTGGCCATGCCGATGATGGAGAAAGACCTGGGGGTGACGAAGTCGGACCTGGGGTTGTTCCTGACGTTGCACGGGGTTCTTTACGGTTTCTCGAAGTTCGCCAACGGCTTTCTCGGCGATCGCACCAACCCGCGGTACTTCATGGCCTTGGGTCTGGTTCTTTCGGCGGTCATGAATCTCTGCTTCGGCCTGAGCAGCGCCGTTTATACGCTGGGTTTCTTCTGGCTGCTCAACGGGTGGTTCCAGGGGATGGGCTTTCCGCCCTGTGCCCGCAGTCTCACTCACTGGTTCGCGCCGGAGGAGCGCGGAACCCGTTTTGCGATCTGGAACACCTCGCATTCGATCGGGGCGGCGGCCGCACTGCTGTTATGCAGTTTTCTGGTCAGCGCCGATTGGCGGCTGTGCTTCCTGGTGCCTGCGGTTCTGGCCTTCGGCGGTGCGGTGTTTCTCGTCGAGCGGCTTCGGGACACGCCGGGCTCGGTGGGTCTGCCGCCGATTGAGGAGTACGGGCAAGTGCCATCCGGAGGTTTCCCGGTCCAGGTGGTGGCTTGCACGGGTGGCGACGGTCTGGACCCCTGCCCGGTCGGGCAGGCCGGGTGCAGACGAGGGACCGAAGATGGGGATCTCTGGCGGTTCACGGTGCGGCAGGTGTTCCTCAATCCGCTGATCTGGACGGTCAGTGTGGCGAATTTCTTTGTCTACACGATTCGGTATGCCGTGCTCGACTGGGGTCCGACGATTCTGGCGGAGATGAAGGGGGTGAAGCTTCAGCATGCGGGCTGGACTGTGGCGGGCTACGAGGTAGCCGGCGTCTTCGGCATGCTGCTTGGTGGGTGGCTGACGGATCGGGTCTTTCGGAGTCACGGCGGGCGGACTTGTCTGGTCTACATGCTGATGTGTACGGTGTTTGTGGCCCTGTTCTGGAAGCTCGCTTCTCACTCGGCCGTGGCCAACGCGGCGCTGCTCGGTGCCATGGGTTTCTGCATTTACGGTCCGCAGTGTCTGGTCGGCGTGATCGCCGCCAATCTGGCGACGCAGCGAGCGGCCGCCACCGCCATCGGGCTGACCGGTCTGTTCGGTTATTTGAGTGGAGTCCTCTCCGGCTGGGGCTTGGGCTATCTGGCCGAGCATACCGGGTGGTCTTCAGTCTTCGGCCTGCTCATTGTCTCGGGTCTCATTGCGAGCGTTCTGTTCGCGCTGTGCTGGAACGCCGGTCACGGACCGAGCGAGAGCCGGGCGGTGGGCCCCGCGAGGTGA
- a CDS encoding HAD-IIA family hydrolase codes for MSTTKLTSVRHLALDMDGTIYKGGTVFEFTLPFLERMGKLGIGYTFLTNNSSKSVVDYLQSLGRMGIPADREQVFTSTGCAVYYLRQALPTVKRLYVLGTPSLQGELAMAGFTVVGDEEEPEGVVVGFDTGLVYPRLCKAAWWIKRGKPFIATHPDRICPTDRPTVLVDCGAVCACLESATGQSPQAVLGKPDPWMLRGILDRHRLQPHELAMVGDRLYTDMVMARRAGSVGVLVLTGEATVDDTLHLHEPPDVIVPSLKELGEMLAQAREQAGAMAGSPS; via the coding sequence ATGAGTACGACGAAGCTGACATCGGTTCGACATCTCGCCCTGGATATGGACGGGACGATCTACAAGGGCGGGACCGTGTTTGAATTCACGTTGCCGTTCCTGGAGCGGATGGGCAAGCTGGGGATCGGCTACACATTCCTGACCAACAACTCTTCCAAGAGTGTGGTGGATTACCTCCAGTCCCTGGGGCGCATGGGTATCCCGGCCGATCGTGAACAGGTATTCACCTCGACCGGGTGTGCGGTGTACTACCTTCGCCAGGCGCTTCCGACGGTGAAGCGGCTGTATGTGTTGGGCACGCCGAGCCTGCAGGGCGAGCTGGCCATGGCCGGCTTCACCGTGGTCGGCGACGAGGAGGAGCCGGAGGGGGTGGTGGTTGGATTTGACACCGGGCTGGTGTACCCCCGGCTGTGCAAGGCGGCCTGGTGGATCAAGCGGGGCAAGCCTTTCATCGCCACTCACCCGGATCGGATCTGTCCGACGGATCGGCCGACGGTTCTGGTGGACTGTGGGGCGGTGTGCGCCTGCCTTGAGAGTGCGACGGGCCAGTCGCCCCAGGCGGTTCTGGGCAAGCCCGACCCGTGGATGCTGCGCGGAATCCTGGACCGGCACCGGCTGCAGCCGCACGAATTGGCCATGGTCGGGGACCGTCTGTACACCGACATGGTCATGGCCCGCCGGGCCGGTTCCGTGGGTGTGCTGGTGCTGACCGGAGAGGCGACGGTGGATGACACCCTGCATCTGCACGAGCCGCCGGACGTGATCGTGCCCAGCCTGAAGGAACTGGGAGAGATGCTGGCCCAGGCCCGGGAGCAGGCCGGGGCCATGGCCGGGTCACCGAGTTGA
- a CDS encoding glycerol-3-phosphate dehydrogenase/oxidase, producing MAQLSRATLDVLVVGGGIVGAGVARDAAQRGLKVGLVDQHDFAFGTSSRSSRLLHGGLRYLAQGRIGLVREASIEKRVIHSIAPHLSGPLAFVFPTYRCPPWGAWALWKLRIGVKLYDLLCGGRNLGRSNAFNARGLEQYLPGIDTNRLTGGVRYYDGLTNDARLVIDTLRSATKSGAVLVNYCRLDQARPRGSSWQGVLQDQLGGKELSVDARCVVNATGPWADRVEHSSVELRLTKGVHLVVDRDRLPVPDAVVMTEGSRILFAIPWGERVILGTTDTDYGGAIEDVKTEPGDARYILEVVNGAFPEARLSEHDVVSSWAGLRPLIADRNGRPSDISRAHEIRSPEPGWLDIAGGKLTTYRLMAEQAVDRIEGQLGRGRTACRTAEVPLLESWETEGLSGIVPPDVSRRAVEHYCSNEWAVHLDDVMLRRGGWHYDRHDAKVVGEQVAGWMAELLGWNVERKEQELARYRATVGRVGRWCEGPFTRAMGGGTRSCTPA from the coding sequence ATGGCGCAGCTGAGCCGAGCGACGCTGGACGTGTTGGTGGTCGGCGGCGGGATCGTGGGAGCCGGCGTGGCCCGGGACGCCGCCCAGCGCGGCCTGAAGGTTGGGCTCGTGGATCAGCACGATTTCGCGTTCGGCACGAGCAGTCGATCGAGCCGCCTGCTGCACGGCGGGTTGCGCTATCTGGCCCAGGGGCGCATCGGACTGGTTCGCGAGGCGAGTATCGAGAAGCGGGTGATCCATTCCATCGCTCCGCATCTGTCCGGCCCCCTGGCGTTCGTGTTCCCGACGTACCGCTGCCCGCCGTGGGGAGCCTGGGCCCTGTGGAAGTTGCGGATCGGCGTCAAGCTGTATGATCTGCTATGCGGCGGCCGGAACCTGGGCAGGTCCAACGCGTTCAACGCTCGTGGCCTGGAGCAGTACCTGCCCGGCATTGACACCAACCGGCTGACCGGCGGCGTGCGCTACTACGACGGCCTGACCAACGATGCCCGACTGGTGATCGACACGTTGCGGTCAGCCACGAAGAGCGGCGCCGTGCTGGTCAACTACTGCCGGCTCGATCAAGCCCGTCCGCGCGGCAGCTCCTGGCAAGGTGTCCTTCAGGACCAGTTGGGCGGCAAGGAGTTGAGCGTGGATGCCCGTTGCGTGGTCAACGCCACCGGGCCCTGGGCGGATCGTGTTGAGCACAGCTCGGTCGAGCTGCGTCTGACCAAGGGCGTGCATCTGGTGGTGGACCGCGATCGGCTGCCCGTACCGGACGCCGTGGTCATGACCGAGGGAAGCCGCATTCTGTTCGCGATTCCCTGGGGTGAACGCGTGATCCTCGGGACGACGGACACGGATTACGGAGGCGCGATCGAGGACGTGAAGACCGAGCCGGGAGATGCCCGGTACATTCTTGAGGTCGTCAACGGTGCCTTTCCGGAGGCGCGGCTCTCCGAGCATGACGTGGTCAGTTCGTGGGCCGGCCTGCGGCCCCTGATCGCGGACCGGAACGGCAGGCCGTCGGACATCTCCCGGGCCCATGAGATTCGGTCGCCGGAGCCTGGCTGGCTGGACATCGCCGGCGGCAAGCTGACCACGTATCGACTGATGGCCGAGCAGGCCGTGGACCGTATCGAGGGCCAGCTTGGACGGGGCCGAACCGCGTGCCGGACGGCCGAGGTTCCGCTCCTGGAGTCCTGGGAGACTGAGGGCCTCAGTGGTATAGTGCCGCCGGACGTGAGCCGCCGGGCGGTGGAGCACTACTGCTCCAACGAATGGGCGGTGCACCTTGACGACGTCATGCTCCGCCGGGGCGGGTGGCACTACGATCGCCATGACGCCAAGGTGGTCGGTGAGCAGGTGGCCGGCTGGATGGCGGAGCTGCTCGGCTGGAACGTGGAGCGCAAGGAACAGGAGCTGGCTCGCTACCGGGCAACGGTTGGCCGAGTTGGCCGCTGGTGCGAGGGGCCCTTCACCCGAGCGATGGGTGGCGGGACCCGGTCGTGCACCCCGGCGTGA
- a CDS encoding MFS transporter, which translates to MFSAIRAFFAAAPHLPRLPAGEVRRLYPRYRWRVMEATYLGYATFYLVRNNISVVSKDMEVALGYNDGQIGSILAITAISYGLGKFLMGAVSDRSNPRVFMAFGLLLTALCNFAFGGVKGFGIHLTLWGLNGFFQGMGWPPCGRSMGHWFSQKERGLTFSIWNTAHNVGGGVAGYLAGWAALHLGGWQYAFFVPGLLALVGSLYLFWRLCDTPQSVGLPPIEEYAAGHGGGFPVQPVVATETEQHEAAPVASCASASDDAERELGFGELFVDYVLTNKYVWLLAIANFFAYVSRYSMLDWGPKYLREVKDATLVKGGLAVMVLEFAGIASTIALGWVSDRVGGRRGMVATLSMAPILLAFTAILFIPAGYLWLDMVMLGLIGFFIYPVINLIVIQALDLTSKKAIGTAAGFIGLLGYLGRTCQAQGFGWMLDYFKPRYGTEAAWEIVIYSILGCTALAVVLLAFTWKLRPRA; encoded by the coding sequence ATGTTCTCAGCGATCCGCGCCTTTTTTGCCGCCGCACCGCACCTTCCCCGATTGCCGGCCGGCGAGGTTCGCCGGCTCTATCCGCGCTATCGCTGGCGGGTCATGGAGGCCACCTACCTCGGCTACGCCACGTTCTACCTGGTGCGGAACAACATCTCCGTGGTTTCCAAGGACATGGAGGTGGCCCTCGGCTACAACGACGGCCAGATCGGCAGCATCCTGGCCATCACCGCGATCAGCTACGGGCTCGGCAAGTTTCTCATGGGGGCGGTGTCCGACCGCAGCAATCCGAGAGTCTTCATGGCCTTCGGGCTGCTGCTCACCGCCCTGTGCAATTTTGCGTTCGGGGGCGTGAAGGGCTTCGGGATTCACCTGACGCTCTGGGGACTCAACGGTTTCTTTCAAGGTATGGGCTGGCCGCCCTGCGGTCGGTCGATGGGCCACTGGTTCAGCCAGAAGGAACGAGGCCTGACGTTCAGCATCTGGAACACGGCCCACAACGTCGGCGGGGGAGTGGCGGGTTACCTGGCCGGTTGGGCGGCACTTCACTTGGGTGGCTGGCAGTACGCGTTTTTCGTGCCCGGGCTGCTGGCTCTGGTCGGATCGCTGTACCTCTTCTGGCGGTTGTGTGATACCCCGCAGTCGGTCGGCTTGCCGCCGATTGAGGAGTATGCCGCGGGTCATGGCGGCGGCTTCCCTGTCCAACCGGTCGTCGCAACGGAGACCGAGCAGCACGAGGCCGCTCCGGTCGCGAGCTGTGCTTCGGCTTCGGATGATGCCGAACGAGAACTGGGTTTTGGCGAGCTTTTCGTCGACTACGTCTTGACCAACAAGTACGTGTGGCTGCTGGCCATCGCTAACTTCTTCGCGTACGTTTCCCGATACAGCATGCTCGACTGGGGTCCCAAGTACCTGCGCGAGGTCAAGGACGCAACGCTTGTCAAGGGTGGCCTGGCGGTCATGGTCCTGGAGTTTGCGGGCATTGCCTCCACGATTGCCCTGGGTTGGGTTTCCGATCGAGTGGGCGGGCGGCGGGGCATGGTCGCAACGCTCTCGATGGCGCCCATCCTGTTGGCCTTCACCGCGATCCTGTTTATCCCGGCCGGGTACCTGTGGCTGGACATGGTCATGCTCGGCCTGATCGGCTTCTTCATCTATCCGGTGATCAACCTGATCGTGATCCAGGCTCTCGACCTGACCAGCAAGAAGGCGATCGGCACGGCCGCCGGTTTCATTGGCTTGCTGGGTTATCTTGGCCGCACCTGCCAGGCCCAGGGTTTCGGCTGGATGCTGGACTATTTCAAGCCGCGATATGGAACCGAGGCGGCCTGGGAAATCGTGATTTACTCCATCCTGGGGTGCACCGCTCTGGCGGTCGTCTTGTTGGCATTCACCTGGAAGCTCAGGCCCCGAGCCTGA
- a CDS encoding prolyl oligopeptidase family serine peptidase, protein MRSSHWPRNVFSPRVCAVLLSCASALIAQQFDPPDAQQPGDKMIQDYLGREAERLDGQFLESVKTVDDWNKALPSLREQYLYMLGLSPMPERTPLQPVVTGTLDGQGYVVEKLHFQSCPKLYVTANLYRPASAKPGDKLPAVLYVCGHSNAGRDGNKTAYQSHGIWFARHGYLCLTLDTLQLGEIKGIHHGTYREGRWWWHSRGYTPAGVECWNGIRAIDYLASRPEVDAERIAVTGISGGGAATFWIAAADLRVKVAVPVSGMADLASYVPNRTVNGHCDCMFCYNTFRWPWTRIAALIAPRPLLFVNSDNDRIFPMDANRRITNRLEQLYSYFGAGDLVDSVVSNGGHAYRKDLRQAAYRFINMHLKGDPAAIGDSEVDLVTEEDGRRILPIEPARLRVFPEDKDIPADALNGRIDESFVPMATVQLPAGGQFDAWKQGLLARLREVSFNRLSSTLPEATLVEPLPGGWLRMKSEEGVEFRLHGTAKTGPGKRLILVVRNADEATNADPPAWVKDVLPADAVVWLCDPRGVGETRWTTKRPPNYVRRAHVLIGHTVETGQVLDVAAAAGYLRGQAVRSVSVELAGRGAAGVLAAYAALFQPGVVGVTLVAPPLSHMRPDAPQFLNVLRVCDLPESLGMLAPRWLTIIGQEDEDLNRVRAIYATAGAAGKFVLRSP, encoded by the coding sequence GTGCGTTCGAGTCACTGGCCTCGGAACGTGTTTTCTCCACGCGTTTGCGCGGTTCTGCTCTCCTGTGCCTCCGCGCTCATCGCTCAGCAGTTCGATCCGCCCGACGCTCAGCAGCCGGGCGACAAGATGATCCAGGACTACCTGGGCCGAGAAGCCGAACGGCTCGACGGACAATTCCTGGAGAGCGTCAAGACGGTCGACGACTGGAACAAAGCCCTTCCCTCGCTCAGGGAGCAATACCTGTACATGCTCGGCCTGTCGCCGATGCCGGAGCGTACGCCGCTGCAGCCGGTCGTCACCGGCACGCTCGACGGTCAAGGTTACGTGGTCGAGAAGCTCCATTTCCAGAGTTGCCCGAAGCTGTACGTGACCGCCAACCTGTACCGCCCGGCGTCGGCCAAGCCGGGGGACAAGCTGCCCGCGGTGCTCTACGTCTGCGGCCACAGCAACGCCGGGCGGGACGGCAACAAAACGGCGTACCAGTCCCACGGCATCTGGTTCGCTCGGCACGGCTACCTGTGCCTGACGCTCGACACGCTGCAGCTCGGCGAGATCAAGGGCATCCACCACGGCACCTATCGGGAGGGCCGCTGGTGGTGGCACTCGCGCGGTTACACACCGGCAGGTGTCGAGTGCTGGAACGGCATTCGGGCCATCGACTACCTGGCCAGTCGCCCGGAGGTCGATGCGGAGCGAATCGCGGTGACTGGCATCAGCGGTGGTGGGGCGGCGACCTTCTGGATCGCGGCCGCCGACCTGCGCGTCAAGGTGGCCGTTCCGGTGAGCGGTATGGCCGACCTGGCTTCGTACGTCCCCAACCGCACGGTGAACGGGCACTGCGACTGCATGTTCTGTTACAACACGTTCCGATGGCCGTGGACCCGGATCGCCGCCCTGATCGCCCCGCGGCCGCTCCTGTTCGTCAACAGCGATAATGATCGCATCTTCCCCATGGACGCCAACCGCCGCATCACCAACCGCCTGGAGCAACTCTACAGCTACTTCGGCGCCGGCGATCTCGTGGACAGCGTGGTGAGCAATGGCGGACACGCGTACCGCAAGGACCTTCGCCAGGCGGCCTACAGGTTCATCAACATGCACCTGAAGGGCGATCCCGCGGCGATCGGCGACAGCGAGGTTGACTTGGTGACGGAGGAGGACGGCCGCCGCATCTTGCCGATCGAGCCGGCCAGGCTCCGTGTTTTTCCCGAAGACAAGGACATCCCCGCCGATGCCCTGAATGGCCGGATTGACGAGAGCTTCGTGCCCATGGCCACGGTGCAGCTGCCCGCCGGCGGGCAGTTCGATGCCTGGAAGCAGGGCCTGCTTGCCAGGCTGCGTGAGGTCAGCTTCAATCGTTTGTCGTCGACCTTGCCGGAGGCAACGCTGGTGGAGCCATTGCCCGGCGGCTGGCTCCGGATGAAGTCGGAGGAGGGTGTCGAGTTCCGCCTTCATGGGACGGCGAAGACTGGCCCGGGGAAACGGCTCATCCTGGTGGTGAGGAACGCCGACGAAGCCACGAACGCCGATCCACCGGCCTGGGTGAAGGACGTGCTCCCCGCGGATGCCGTTGTCTGGTTGTGTGACCCCCGCGGCGTCGGCGAGACACGGTGGACGACCAAGCGTCCGCCGAATTACGTCCGCCGGGCGCACGTGTTGATCGGCCACACGGTCGAGACCGGCCAGGTCTTGGACGTCGCCGCCGCGGCCGGTTACCTTCGCGGTCAGGCCGTCCGATCTGTGTCGGTCGAATTGGCGGGCCGGGGCGCCGCCGGTGTCCTGGCGGCCTATGCCGCTCTGTTTCAACCCGGCGTTGTGGGTGTGACATTGGTGGCTCCGCCCCTGAGTCACATGCGGCCCGACGCACCGCAGTTCCTGAACGTGCTCCGCGTGTGTGACCTGCCCGAATCGCTCGGCATGCTCGCTCCGCGATGGCTCACGATCATCGGCCAGGAAGATGAGGATCTGAACCGGGTCAGGGCGATCTACGCGACCGCGGGGGCGGCAGGCAAGTTCGTGTTGAGATCACCGTGA
- a CDS encoding DUF2088 domain-containing protein, with protein sequence MIVAQGSETARLSDADICQVVAKALGGARLSGKRVLAIIPDHTRSGPTGLLFRAIADTLVGKAAAIDFLIALGTHPPMSEEKINELLGMVGGERAARYASVQVFNHHWNSPEALTPIGMLTRSRVEELSGGLLSMEVPVLINKLVLAYDHLVIAGPVFPHEVVGFSGGHKYLFPGIAAPQVINFTHWLGALVTNPLINGTRDTPVRAAIEAAADLLPIERTLLGYVVSGSEVVGIFGGPVGEAWRAATELSARIHVKYCEKPFKTILSCAPPMYDDIWTAGKCMYKLEPIVADGGTLIIYAPHIDEVSYSHGQVIDQVGYHVRDYFTKQWHRFKHFPWGVLAHSTHVKGVGRFENGLETPRVNVVLATRIPEARCRKINLGYIDPAKVHPDEYRGREDEGVLMVSKAGETLFRLNDMSRFKSVGTLA encoded by the coding sequence ATGATCGTTGCACAGGGATCGGAAACGGCGCGGTTGAGCGACGCCGACATTTGTCAGGTGGTCGCCAAGGCGCTGGGCGGGGCCCGGCTGTCGGGCAAACGGGTCTTGGCCATCATCCCCGACCACACGCGCAGCGGGCCGACGGGCTTGCTGTTCAGGGCGATCGCCGACACCCTCGTGGGCAAGGCCGCGGCCATCGATTTCCTGATCGCCCTCGGCACTCACCCGCCGATGAGCGAGGAGAAGATCAACGAGCTGTTGGGGATGGTCGGCGGCGAGCGTGCCGCCAGATATGCGTCGGTCCAGGTCTTTAACCATCACTGGAACTCGCCTGAGGCCCTGACCCCGATCGGCATGCTGACCCGCTCGCGGGTCGAGGAACTCTCCGGCGGCCTGTTGAGCATGGAGGTTCCCGTCCTGATCAACAAGCTGGTCCTGGCGTACGACCACCTGGTGATCGCCGGGCCTGTTTTTCCGCACGAAGTCGTCGGCTTCTCTGGCGGGCACAAGTACCTGTTTCCCGGCATTGCTGCTCCGCAGGTCATCAACTTCACCCACTGGCTGGGCGCCCTGGTCACCAACCCGCTCATCAACGGCACGCGCGACACGCCGGTCCGGGCGGCTATCGAAGCCGCGGCCGATCTCCTTCCCATCGAGCGGACACTTCTGGGCTACGTGGTCAGCGGCAGTGAGGTGGTCGGCATCTTCGGCGGCCCGGTGGGCGAGGCCTGGCGGGCAGCCACCGAACTCAGCGCCCGGATCCACGTCAAGTACTGCGAGAAGCCGTTCAAGACCATCCTCTCGTGTGCCCCCCCGATGTACGACGACATCTGGACGGCCGGCAAGTGCATGTACAAGCTCGAGCCGATCGTGGCCGACGGCGGCACGCTGATCATCTACGCCCCGCACATCGACGAGGTTTCGTACTCGCATGGCCAGGTCATCGACCAAGTCGGCTACCATGTGCGCGACTACTTCACCAAGCAGTGGCACCGGTTCAAGCACTTCCCCTGGGGCGTACTGGCCCACAGTACCCACGTGAAGGGCGTCGGTCGGTTCGAGAACGGCCTCGAGACGCCGCGGGTCAACGTCGTACTGGCCACGCGGATCCCCGAGGCCCGCTGCCGGAAGATCAACCTCGGCTACATAGATCCGGCCAAGGTCCACCCCGATGAATACCGGGGCCGTGAGGACGAGGGCGTGCTCATGGTGTCCAAGGCGGGCGAGACCCTCTTCCGACTCAACGATATGAGCAGGTTCAAATCGGTGGGGACGCTTGCGTAG